From Parambassis ranga chromosome 9, fParRan2.1, whole genome shotgun sequence, the proteins below share one genomic window:
- the bag4 gene encoding LOW QUALITY PROTEIN: BAG family molecular chaperone regulator 4 (The sequence of the model RefSeq protein was modified relative to this genomic sequence to represent the inferred CDS: deleted 2 bases in 1 codon) produces MHRYQMQSNLKPGWPSLVTRKTRNNHRNWKNTMDAPQYPGYSSQFWYPQSHSTGHYANTYPSGSEVQPQYNPQVMPGGYPNGHGVYSPAQNQYSTSGFHPSNPFYCADPQRPAPGSYPNQGCPAEQSSGPSGQPHSQHQHLHYPGPHCQGGPGYPPGPYPHYSEGGHAMPPNPPYPTVQSLHPSPQADAWAHSGPYAPSQQQWQPGQQPPQNHYPVRPPHPPAWPGTGTGAPPPYQPKDQQHQRAPPGVPKPRPAPSPNPSSGNPAEISSPPQIYNKTRRGDTNPSQAEPPPIAPSQAPAPAAGQTGPQPLSDNPSLAKVQYVMARVLLLQEDVDEFVGKKTDKTYRCLEELLTKELLELDSVETQGQENVRQARKEAVQKIQAILDKLEKKAF; encoded by the exons GATGCTCCTCAGTACCCAGGCTACTCTTCACAGTTCTGGTATCCTCAGTCTCATTCCACAGGGCACTATGCAAACACCTATCCCTCTGGATCAGAGGTTCAGCCACAATACAATCCACAG GTAATGCCCGGAGGTTATCCAAATGGCCATGGAGTTTACAGCCCAGCACAGAATCAATATTCAACAAGTGGTTTCCACCCATCCAACCCTTTCTACTGTGCTGACCCTCAGAGACCTGCTCCAGGCTCTTATCCTAATCAGGGCTGtcctgcagagcagagcagtggTCCATCTGGGCAGCCACACTCGcaacaccaacatcttcactACCCTGGTCCACACTGTCAAGGG GGTCCTGGATATCCTCCTGGACCATACCCCCACTATAGTGAAGGTGGGCATGCAATGCCTCCAAATCCCCCATACCCGACTGTCCAGTCTCTCCATCCCAGCCCTCAGGCTGATGCATGGGCACATTCTGGTCCTTACGCACCCTCACAGCAGCAATGGCAGCCAGGCCAGCAGCCTCCTCAAAACCACTATCCTGTCCGTCCACCGCATCCTCCAGCATGGCCTGGAACTGGAACTGGTGCTCCACCACCTTACCAGCCCAAG GACCAACAGCATCAACGTGCCCCACCAGGGGTACCAAAACCCAGGCCAGCACCATCCCCAAATCCTTCCAGTGGAAACCCTGCTGAAATAAGTTCACCTCCCCAAATATACAACAAAACCAGGAGAGGCGATACTAATCCTTCTCAAGCTGAACCGCCACCCATAGCACCATCCCAAGCTCCAGCACCGGCCGCAGGTCAGACTGGACCTCAGCCTCTGAGTGATAATCCTAGCCTAGCTAAGGTCCAGTATGTTATGGCCAGAGTTCTGCTGCTTCAAGAAGATGTTGATGAGTTTGTtggcaaaaaaacagacaagacTTATCGGTGTTTGGAGGAACTGCTGACCAaagagctgctggagctggactCTGTGGAGACTCAGGGACAGGAGAATGTCCGGCAGGCCCGAAAAGAGGCTGTACAGAAAATCCAGGCTATTCTAGACAAGCTGGAGAAGAAAGCCTTCTAA